CTAGCACCAGGTGGCGAATTCAAAACCGCTAAAGAACTTGCAGATGTACAACAAAAAGAATGGGAAGCAGCAGCTCCTAAATAAGCTGTTATCCCAATAAACAGACATCTACAACATACTGTGCAACATCATGTACTACAACTTCGGGGTCTGTTCGTACAGACCCCGATGATTTTATTGAATTAGGATTGGGTAGGTGAGAGAAATGTATCCGTTCGGAAAAGGTATAAAACGATATTTACCACTTCTGCTGCTTATGATTCCATTATCGTTGTATGTTGTTTTTTATTTTGGGCCCTCTATGATGACGGTCATCTATTCATTTACAGATATTACTAACGTTCCTGGAAGCAAGTTGAATTTCGTAGGCCTTGACAATTACTACAGCGTTTTTAACTCCGGAAATTCAGGCGAACGTTGGGATTCCATTATACGAACTGTTTATTTCATGATCATTGTTACAATCGTACAGAACGGTGTCGGTCTCCTTATGGCCGTAGTTATTAATCAGAAGCTGAAAGGCGATTATTTTTATCGCGCAGTTTTCTTTTTACCGGTTGTCCTCGGTGTATCGGTAGTTGCACTGGTATGGGGCTTGATGTTCGATCCGCTTAGTGGTCCTGTCAATCAACTGTATGATTCATTGTTCGGTTATAAAGATATGTTCTTTGGAAGCTTCACCCATGCGTTTGGTTATATTATATTTACGCAAATTTGGATGTACATGGGTTACTCCATGTTAATTTTCCTTGCAGGCCTTCAATCCGTACCGAAGGATCTGTATGAAGCTGGATATATTGATGGAACTACGAAGTGGCAATCTTTTAAGAACATTACGTTCCCACTTATTGCTCCATCGTTCACCATTAATATTATTTTGTCCATTATCGGTGCGATGTCCACCTTTGATATTATTCTCGCAACTACGGACGGTCGCTTTAACACAAGAACGATGGCTTATGACGTGTATAAAGAGACGTTCCGTGGTTCTCTTCAAATGGGACTTCCTTCCGCGCTTTCGGTGGTACAGTTCCTAATGATTCTGGTCTTCGTTGTATTTGCAGTTAAACAAATGCGTAAGAGAGAGGTGGAATATTAATGAAAGATTCCAAAACCGCCAAAACTCTCTCCTATATTCTGATTGCAGTATTGCTTGTTTTGTATATCATGCCGCTATTGTTTGTAATAAACATTTCATTCAAGTCTTTTTCAGATTACCTGCTAGACCCGATCGGACTTGTGAAAAGTATTCAATGGGATAACTACAAGGAAGCTTGGTTAAAAGGTAATTTCTCTAATTATTTCATTAACAGTTTGTTGTACACAGGCGTAGCGACAGTGCTAACACTAATCGTTTCGTTATTCGGAGCTTTCCCGGTAGCGAGAAATTATGTAAAGTGGAGCGGATTTATTTATTTGTTCTTCTTGATGTCACAATTCTTGCCTAATCCTATGGTTGCACAGTTCAAATTAATGCTTACCCTGAAACAAGAGCTTGGATTTGTGGGTTATGATACGAAGCTAGGTTATATCCTCCTAAAAACAGGGGGAACTGGTATCGTCTTCATGATGTTCGTAGGTTATATTAAAGGAATCAGCCGTGAGATGGATGAAGCTGCGGGCATGGATGGTGCTGGATATATGCGTTATCTGTTCCAGATCATTATGCCATTGATGAAACCTGTTATCGCAACAGGTGTTATCCTTACGGCGATTACGATTTGGAATGACTTTGTAGGTCCAATCATGTATTTGCCAAGTCCGGAACATTATCCAATTACCTTCGGGCTTAAAGAATTCCGCGGTCAATACGGGAATAACTGGCCTATGTTGGCGTGCGGGATCATGATCGTATCGGCACCACTTATCGTCCTGTACACCTTTATTCAAAAGTATATTGTTGACGGTGCATTGGCAGGTGCGGTTAAAGCTTAAGTAGTTGTGTAAATGAGAGGATGGGGACAATGGACCGTAAAAAAATTCATGGCTTTGAATTCACTGGAAAGGATGGGGAGTTCAAGCTTCAGCAACCGGATCACAGTAGTTTCTTATACTTCCCTCTAGTAAATGAGGGGGGGATGATGTCGACCGTTACTCCTAAACTTCATGGACAGGCGACGACAGGTCATAATACATTTTTAACACCGCCATTATCTGTTGAAGATTTGCATAATTCCCGTGCTTCACGTAATTTCTGGGTATACGTCGAAGGCAAGGGTGCTTGGTCTGCAGCAGGAAATTCGGCTAAGCAAAACGCAGCGTTCTACACTTCATCTGCTGATGAAGCAGTGCTTGAGGCTGGTTTTCTATGGCATCGGGTCACTCGCAGTAACTCTGAGATGGGTGTCACAGCTGAGATTACTAGCTTCGTACCTAGAGGTAACGACAAGGTAGAACTAATGAAAGTTACATTGACGAACATTGGAACAGAGAAGATTACTCTTACACCAACAGCTGTAGTTCCATTGTATGCCCGTTCCGCAGATGATCTGCGGGATCACAGACATGTAACATCCTTGCTGAACCGGATTTACACTTCAGCATATGGTGTTGAGGTTCAGCCTGCACTTTCTTTCGATGAACGTGGTCATCGCGTTAACCATACCTCTTACGGTGTATTTGGAGCGGAAGGTGACGGAAGTCAGCCTGTTGGTTTCTTCCCGATTCAAGAGGAATTCATCGGCGAAGGTGGAAGTCTTGACTGGCCAGAAGCGGTTATTCTGAATACTACGCCAGAGATCAGTAAAGGTGGAGGCGTGGATAGAGAGGGTTATGAAGCAGTCGGTGGCCTCCGGTTTGCCTCAATTACCTTGTCTCCTGGTGAAAAACATTCATATGTCGTAGTTATGGCAATTGATAATGATAGAATTAACGTTGAAGCGTTGATGAATAAATATGGAGCATCTGAAGCTTTTGATCAACTCCTAGAGGAGACTAAAGCGTTCTGGGCAGATAAAGTGAATATGGTTGAATTCCATACCGGTGATTCGGATGCGGATCAATGGATGAAATGGGTAACCATTCAACCGGTCCTTAGAAGACTCTATGGTAACTCCTTCTTACCATATCATGATTATGGAAGGGGCGGACGTGGCTGGCGAGATCTTTGGCAAGACTGTCTGGCACTGCTTATTATGGAACCTGCCGAAGTTCGCAGCCTACTCTTCAATAATTACGCTGGTGTGAGAATTGACGGCAGTAACGCAACTATTATCGGTCAACAACCAGGCGAATTTATTGCTGACCGTAACAATATTCCTCGAGTATGGATGGATCATGGGGCCTGGCCGTTCTTAACAACGATGCTCTATTTGGATCAGAGTGGTGATCTTGATTTCTTGTTGCAAGAACAGACTTATTTCCGGGATACTTTTATGAGTCGTTGTAAGGAACGTGATACTTCTTGGGATACCTCTGCAGGCAGTGATCTTAGAACAGCTTCTGGGGAAATCTACAAAGGTACAATTCTGGAACATATTTTGCTGCAAAACCTGGTTCCGTTCTTTAATGTAGGGGAACATAATAATATCCTGCTCGAAGGTGCGGACTGGAATGATGGTCTCGATATGGGTGCGGATCGCGGAGAGAGTGTGGCTTTTACATCTTTCTATGCTAGCAATCTATTAGATATTTCTCGGATGCTGCGTACCCTTAAGACTTCTAAAGGGCAGGAAAAGGTTGAGTTGGCAGAAGAGATGCAGCTGTTGCTGGATACGCTTAACGAGCGTGTGGATTACGGTTCTATATCAGGCAAGCATGAGAGATTGGATCGATATTATGCCGCGGCACCAAATAAGGTGAGTGGAGTTCGTGTATCTCTAGATATTGAAAAAGTGGCTGATGATCTGGAACAAAAAGCGGAATGGATATTTAATCATTTGCGCAACAACGAGTGGGTACAGAGTGAGAATGGCGATGGCTGGTTTAACGGTTATTATAATAACGATGGTGAACGGGTAGAGGGAGAATTTTCTGAAGGCGTTCGGATGACACTTACGGGTCAAGTATTCCCGCTTATGGGTCATGCAGCAGCTCCGGAGCAAATTCCACACATTATTGCTGCTGTAGATCGTAATCTACTAGATGACAAGATCGGATACAGGCTTAATTCCCGTTTCGGAGGGATTCAGCAGAATCTGGGTCGTGCTTTCGGCTTTGCATTTGGTCATAAAGAAAATGGGGCCATGTTCAGTCACATGACGATCATGTATGGAAATGCGTTGTATAAACGAGGTTATGTAAAAGAAGGTCATAAGGTTCTCGAATCTCTTTACAACTTGAGTACAGATTTCGCAAAAGCTCGTATCTATCCAGGGATTCCTGAATATATTAACGAGCAAGGCAGAGGAATGTACACATATCTAACAGGCTCGGCAAGCTGGCTCTTGCTAACCATGGTCACTGAAGTATTTGGTGTGAAGGGTAAACTGGGCGATTTATTGCTAGAACCTAAGCTAGTAAAAGAACAATTTGATTCCGAGGGGAAAGCATCCATTAAGACGATCTTTGCAGATCGTGAGTTTGAAGTGGTCTATAAAGCCACAGGAAGCTTTAATTACGGAGAGTACCAAATACACTCCGTTACCTTAAATGGCAGTGAGGTGACGCTGCAGCGCGGCTCAGGGAGTGCGATTATTCCGCGTGAAGATCTACTCGCTCTGCAGACAGAGAAGCGTCACGTGATTGAAGTGACTTTGGCGTAATCATAACTAGATTTTATTAAAAGCGTCTGCACCGTTAAGTATAGCGGCTGCAGACTTTTTTTGAAAAAATATAAAAACTAAGCTTCTTCATAGATGATATAATGGGGCTAATTTATTTGTTGAATGATTAAAGGGGCGTGTGAAGGATGGGCTGCAAGCTATCAAATGGCGTATTATCTGTAGATATCGCTGATATTGGAGAAGCATATAAAGGGACTCGTTTTGACTGGACGGGGTTTATCACACAAGTTACGTTAGAAAAAGGTAAGCATACTTTTTGTGTGCCAGAAAGCTTGAAGGAAGGCGAAGGTACTGGCGGAAGTGGACTGTGCAACGAGTTTGGCATTTCCCGGGCAATTGGGTATGATGAAGCACCGATTGGAGGCTGGTTTCCAAAGCCCGGAATCGGACTGTTACAAAAGCAGGACTCGCAGAGCTATAGCTTTCATAACGAGTATCCACTAACCCCCTTTACTGTTGATAGGGAGGTTAAGGATGATTCGGTTTCATATATTATCCAACCGATGGAAAGTAATGGATACGCGATGCTTTTGACCAAAACGATCTCTATAAAGGACGACCAATTAAAAATTGCATATGAATTGCATAACAAAGGGAATAAGCCAATCCAAACCGAGGAGTACATCCACAATTTTATTGGAATTGATGGTTTAAATATAGGTCCGGATTTTGAGTTGCGCCTCCCGAATGGGCTCAAAGTTGAGGAACCGGAATCTCAATACACGAACAATTTGCTAGAGGTATCTGGTAATACCCTTACTTGGTCAGAAGAGCCAGACCGGTCCTTTTATTGCAAGTTGAGTGGCTGGGGAGGACCGGAAGCCGAGTTCAATTGGGAGTTGGTTCATAAGCCTAGTGGAACAGGACTACGTGAAAGCGGAGATTTCCCAGTAGCACGAATGGCGCTATGGGGAGAACGTCATGTGGTCTCTCCTGAAGTTTTTGTGAACATTAGTCTTTTACCGCATGAAAGCAAGTCCTGGAGCCGAACTTATCATTTTTTCACATCTTAATAAGCAGTAATCCAAGCCTTTATGTGAATAATTATACTTGCTGGTGTGTAAGATTATTGCTATCATAAGCGATATCCATATTGATAGGAGAGAAAGGGTGGGGAGTAGTTTTGAATAAGAGAGCATACAATTTTAATGCCGGACCGGCAGCATTGCCGCTTACGGTACTGGAACGCGCACAAGCGGAGTTTGTTGATTTCCGAGAAAGTGGAATGTCTATCATGGAGATGTCGCACCGTGGAGCAATCTACGAATCCGTGCATAATGAAGCGCAGGAACGTCTGCTTTCGCTCCTCGGCAATCCGAAGGGCTATAAGGTATTGTTCGTACAAGGTGGAGCAAGTACACAGTTTGCTATGATTCCTATGAACTTGATCTCTGAGGGCCAAGTAGGTA
This Paenibacillus sp. FSL R5-0345 DNA region includes the following protein-coding sequences:
- a CDS encoding carbohydrate ABC transporter permease; translation: MYPFGKGIKRYLPLLLLMIPLSLYVVFYFGPSMMTVIYSFTDITNVPGSKLNFVGLDNYYSVFNSGNSGERWDSIIRTVYFMIIVTIVQNGVGLLMAVVINQKLKGDYFYRAVFFLPVVLGVSVVALVWGLMFDPLSGPVNQLYDSLFGYKDMFFGSFTHAFGYIIFTQIWMYMGYSMLIFLAGLQSVPKDLYEAGYIDGTTKWQSFKNITFPLIAPSFTINIILSIIGAMSTFDIILATTDGRFNTRTMAYDVYKETFRGSLQMGLPSALSVVQFLMILVFVVFAVKQMRKREVEY
- a CDS encoding carbohydrate ABC transporter permease yields the protein MKDSKTAKTLSYILIAVLLVLYIMPLLFVINISFKSFSDYLLDPIGLVKSIQWDNYKEAWLKGNFSNYFINSLLYTGVATVLTLIVSLFGAFPVARNYVKWSGFIYLFFLMSQFLPNPMVAQFKLMLTLKQELGFVGYDTKLGYILLKTGGTGIVFMMFVGYIKGISREMDEAAGMDGAGYMRYLFQIIMPLMKPVIATGVILTAITIWNDFVGPIMYLPSPEHYPITFGLKEFRGQYGNNWPMLACGIMIVSAPLIVLYTFIQKYIVDGALAGAVKA
- a CDS encoding GH36-type glycosyl hydrolase domain-containing protein, which encodes MDRKKIHGFEFTGKDGEFKLQQPDHSSFLYFPLVNEGGMMSTVTPKLHGQATTGHNTFLTPPLSVEDLHNSRASRNFWVYVEGKGAWSAAGNSAKQNAAFYTSSADEAVLEAGFLWHRVTRSNSEMGVTAEITSFVPRGNDKVELMKVTLTNIGTEKITLTPTAVVPLYARSADDLRDHRHVTSLLNRIYTSAYGVEVQPALSFDERGHRVNHTSYGVFGAEGDGSQPVGFFPIQEEFIGEGGSLDWPEAVILNTTPEISKGGGVDREGYEAVGGLRFASITLSPGEKHSYVVVMAIDNDRINVEALMNKYGASEAFDQLLEETKAFWADKVNMVEFHTGDSDADQWMKWVTIQPVLRRLYGNSFLPYHDYGRGGRGWRDLWQDCLALLIMEPAEVRSLLFNNYAGVRIDGSNATIIGQQPGEFIADRNNIPRVWMDHGAWPFLTTMLYLDQSGDLDFLLQEQTYFRDTFMSRCKERDTSWDTSAGSDLRTASGEIYKGTILEHILLQNLVPFFNVGEHNNILLEGADWNDGLDMGADRGESVAFTSFYASNLLDISRMLRTLKTSKGQEKVELAEEMQLLLDTLNERVDYGSISGKHERLDRYYAAAPNKVSGVRVSLDIEKVADDLEQKAEWIFNHLRNNEWVQSENGDGWFNGYYNNDGERVEGEFSEGVRMTLTGQVFPLMGHAAAPEQIPHIIAAVDRNLLDDKIGYRLNSRFGGIQQNLGRAFGFAFGHKENGAMFSHMTIMYGNALYKRGYVKEGHKVLESLYNLSTDFAKARIYPGIPEYINEQGRGMYTYLTGSASWLLLTMVTEVFGVKGKLGDLLLEPKLVKEQFDSEGKASIKTIFADREFEVVYKATGSFNYGEYQIHSVTLNGSEVTLQRGSGSAIIPREDLLALQTEKRHVIEVTLA